One Cedecea neteri DNA segment encodes these proteins:
- a CDS encoding MmcQ/YjbR family DNA-binding protein: MKREALFAAVFDKYQVEPDYPWDKFKDYAVLRHRYKRKWFGVVLSISAAKLGLESDEVVDILNVKVMPGAVGSLRMQPGILPAYHMNKEHWVTVLIDKVPDEFILGLIDESFSLTR, from the coding sequence ATGAAACGAGAAGCGCTGTTCGCGGCGGTGTTTGACAAGTACCAGGTTGAGCCGGACTACCCGTGGGATAAATTTAAGGATTACGCCGTGCTCCGGCATCGCTATAAGCGTAAATGGTTTGGCGTGGTGCTGAGTATTTCCGCCGCAAAACTGGGGCTGGAAAGCGATGAGGTGGTTGATATCCTCAACGTGAAAGTCATGCCTGGCGCCGTTGGTTCGCTGAGAATGCAGCCCGGTATTTTACCCGCTTACCATATGAACAAAGAGCATTGGGTAACGGTGTTAATTGACAAGGTGCCGGATGAATTCATTCTGGGGCTTATCGACGAAAGCTTTAGCCTGACACGGTAG